The sequence below is a genomic window from Lelliottia sp. JS-SCA-14.
AAGGTGCCGATCCAGCCCACGGAGAAGCCGCTTTGCGCCACCGGGACGTTCAGTTTGCTGGTGACGGTGTCCGGGTTGATGCTGGAGATGTACTCCCCGGTGTCCGTGTCTTTTCCGCGGGTGCGGTTGTAGGCCATATCCAGGCTGAACAGGTCAGCGGAGTATTTCGCCATCACGTCCCAGCCCCAAATTTTGGCGTTGGGTACGTTATAGGACATGGTGGTCGCCGCCGCAAAGTCGACGGTGGTGGAGATGTAATCTTTCGCTTTGGTGTCGAAGTAGCTGGCTTTGAACTCCAGTTCGTCGTTGGCGAGCATCAGATCGTCAAAGCGCAGACCGAAGCCATACTCCTGCGTTTCGTTGGTTTCCGGGCGCAGATTCGGGTTTGGCACCCAGTAGTTGGTGTAGAAATTGCCGATGGAGAAGTGTTTGGAATCGTTATACATCTCGCCCATTGTCGGAGCGCGGAACGCCTGCGCGTAGGAGCCGAACAGCATCAGCCAGTCGGCTGGCGTCACGGTCAGTCCCGCGCGGGAGGACCATTTGTCCGCATCCACATCTTCGTACCCGTCGCTGCTGCCGCGGTAGTTGTCATAGCGCGTCCCGCCCAGCAGGGTGACCGGGAGATCGCGCAGGGTGATTTCGTCCTGCAGCCAGCCGGAGCTGAAATCGATTTTCGCGTCCGGGAAACCGGTGGTTGAGCCGCCTGGATTCTGCTCCTGACGATAATATTCCCCGCCGTAGGTCAGCAGGTGAGAGGCGAAGGAGTCGCTGAACAGGCGCGTGCGGTTCTCCACTTTCCCGCCTTTGGTGGTCTGCTTGCGGAACTCGGCGGTGCGGTCGATGTTCTGGGCGTTAATCCGCGCTTCGGACCAGTACAGCTTAGTGCTGGCATTCAGCCAGTCGTTGCCTTCCGGCGCAATGTTGTAAGTGAGCTGGGCATCACGCTGGATGGTGGAGCGATCCGTCATCGGGTTGCTGCTGTCACTCGCCTCAATGGTTTGCGGGTTTTTCGGCTCCTGCGCGGCATTGTTGTAATAGCGCAGGGAACCGCCCAGGGTCTGGGCGCTGTCGATTTTCCAGCTACCTTTCGCCAGCATGTTGTTGATGGATTCGTCGTTCGGCGCGGTGGTGCCGTCGCTCTGACGTAAATCCCCGCGATCGCGGCTGGACCAGGCGACCAGGCCATCAAGCGTATCCGTACGACCAAAGGCGCTGGCCCCCATGCCAATGCTATGATCGCCCGTCGCGCCGGTACCGAAGACGCGGAAGCCGCTGTTTTTCCCGGCATCGAGCAGATCTTTCGCATCCACGGTGTCATAAGAGATCACCCCGCCCAGCGCGCCGCTGCCGTACAGCAGGGCGGACGGGCCGCGCACCACTTCGATACGTTTGATCAGCGCCGGATCGAGGAAGGTGCTGTTCAGGTGGCCGGTGTCGGTGCCCTGGCGAACGCCGTCCACCAGCACCAGCACGCCGCGGCGATCGTAACCGCGCAGATTCACGTCCTGACCGTTGGTGCGTCCGGTACCGTCCAGGCTAATGCCCGGCACGTTGCGCAGCAGATCGGCGGCAGAGCTGGCGGTCTGTTTGTCAGGGGAGGTCGCGTCGATCACGCTCACCATCATCGGGGCTTCAAAGGCGCTACGGGCGTTACCCGTGGCGGTGACGGTCATCTCTTCTGAGGCGGCAAACGCAGCGCCCGGAAGGGCACTGACCACGGCCAGCGCCAGCAACGATGGACGCAAAGACGCGGAATGCAGGTATGGCATAGCAACTCTCCATTTGGAAATCGAAAGCGCTGGCTGCCTGGGGATTACCTGGGTGGCTGGCGAAATTTATGGGTTTTGTTTATTTAGTGAGAATCAGTTTTCCGGCATGGGTCTGGCGCAGCAGATACAGCTGGCCGTCATGCTCTATGATGACCCGCCCCTCATCGCCCAGCAGCGTTTTGCTGTCAATGCGACGTTCAATGGGAGCAGGTTTTGGCTGTGTGCGGTCTTGTTCGAGCGTTGCCGTGCTGTTATTGATGCGTGACATAGTGTTTAAAAATAACAATCAATGTAACAATGATAATCATTATCAACAAAGTGAAATTTTACGGCAAGCGTTTTTGTGAAAAATTTGTGACGGGATCAATTTCCGTGATTTTTCAGAAGGTTTTGTAGGTCGGGTAAGCGAAGCGCCACCCGACATAAGGGGGCAAGATTTTGTAGGTCGGGTAAGCGAAGCGCCACCCGACGCAGGGGGCAGGATTTTGTAGGTCGGGTAAGCGCAGCGCCACCCGACAGTAAGGGGGCAGGGTTTTGTAGGTCGGGTAAGCGAAGCGCCACCCGACACCAGGAAGGCAGAAATGCTAAAACCGGGTTCCCGCCGCCGCCGCCAGTTTCTCCAGCAACAGCTCACTATCTTCCCAGCTCAGACACGGATCGGTAATTGACTGACCATAGGCAATCGGCTGACCGGCCACCACTTTCTGCGTCCCTTCTTTCAGGAAGCTCTCCGCCATAATCCCGGCCACCGCCGTCGACCCGCTGCGGATCTGCTGGCAAATCTCATCGCACACGTCCAGTTGACGGCGATGCTGCTTCTGGCAGTTGCCGTGGCTAAAGTCCACCACCAGATGCTCCGGCAGATCAAACTCATGCAGCGTATCGCACGCCGCCGCGATATCTTCCGCGTGGTAGTTCGGCTTTTTCCCGCCGCGCATAATGATATGCCCGAAAGGGTTACCGCTGGTCTGGTAGATGGTCATCTGGCCGTTTTTATCCGGCGAGAGGAACATATGGCTGGCGCGCGAGGCGCGAATTGCGTCCACCGCAATATGGGTATTCCCGTCGGTGCCATTCTTAAAGCCCACCGGGCAGGAGAGTGCCGAAGCCATCTCGCGGTGGATCTGGCTCTCTGTGGTCCGCGCCCCGATGGCGCCCCAGCTAATCAAATCGGCGATAAACTGCCCGGTCACCATATCGAGAAACTCGGTGGCTGTCGGCACGCCCAGCTCATTCACCTGCAGGAGCAGTTTGCGTGCCAGCTCGATACCGTGGTTCACGCGGTAGCTGCCGTTCAGGTCCGGATCGGAGATCAGTCCTTTCCAGCCCACCACGGTGCGCGGTTTTTCAAAGTAGGTGCGCATCACGATTTCGAGGCGGTCCTGGTGCTTATCGCGCAGCACTTTCAGGCGCTGGGCGTAATCCATCGCCGCGTCCAGGTCGTGAATCGAGCAGGGGCCAATAATTACCAGTAAACGGCGATCTTCACCGTTGAGGATTTTTTCAATGCGTCTACGTGACGCTGTCACGTGTTCCGCCACGCTTGCGGAGACAGGATGGCGCTGCGCCAGTTCGGCGGGGGTCACCAGACTTTCGATACGCGCTGTGCGAAGTTCGTCAGTTTTGTTCATGGGAGTTCTCAGAAATTTTTGCTTCATCGGCAGACTACCGGAAGTGATGGGCATCACCTTAAACCAATCCCTGCTGAATTCAAGTTCGGGGCCCATTGACCCCGAGAGTGAACGCGATGATAACCGAAAATAAACCATCGTACTAGCATATTAGTACATGCGGCGATTCAGTCCCATGATGTCGAGGATTTTGGTGGCTATCTCTTCCACCGAATAGTTGGTGCTGTTCAGCCACGGGATCTGGTTTTTACGGTACAGGGCTTCCACTTCTGAGACTTCCATGCGGCACTGGCGCATCGAGGCGTAGCGGCTGTTTTCGCGACGCTCCTCGCGGATCGCAGCCAGTCGCTCCGGGTTAATCGTCAGGCCGAACAGCTTATGTTGCAGGGGTTTCAGCGCCGCGGGCAGCACGAGGTTATCCATATCATCGGCGATAAACGGGTAGTTCGCCGCGCGGATGCCAAACTGCAAGGCCAGATAGAGGCTGGTCGGCGTTTTGCCGCAGCGCGACACGCCGAGCAAAATCACCTGCGCCTGATCGAGATTGCGCATCGAGATGCCGTCGTCGTGGGCGAGGGTGTAATCGATGGCCGCGATACGCGCGTCGTATTTCACCAGGTTGCCAGGGTTCAGACCGTGGGTGCGGTGGGCGACAGGCGTCGGATCGAGCTTCAGCTCGCTTTGCAGCGGGGCCACCAGCGCCTGGACGATATCCTGACAGAAACCTTCGCTTTGCAGAATAATGGTGCGAATTTCGGGGATCACGATGGAATAGAAGACTAACGGGCGAATCCCGGTTTGCTGAAAAATCGCATCAATCTGCTCTTTCACCGCTTTTGCCCGGCTCTCGTTTTCGACAAACGGCAGGGTGATGCTGTTTATCGCAACCGGGAATTGCGACATCACCGCATGCCCCAGCACCTCGGCGGTGATTGCCGTCCCATCAGAAATATAAAAAACGTGGCGATCTACAGCATTATCCATTTTATCCACCCTGAATATCGTACCTAATTGTCTGAAAGCATAAATTAAAAAAGTAAAATACACAGCAAAGAACTTGTCTGATTTATAAATGAAACGGTGTTTTTGATTTTACTGAAAAGTGGATTTCATTTTTAAATTAGTCACTTTGTTTTAAGGGTTTTTGTATGAATCTATAGGAATCATCGGGTTAGCGCTTGATGGGAAAGTGTCCGAAAAACAGAAAAATAAAAGTGCTTACACGATTCACCGTTTTTTTGCCGGGAATAAATATGCCAGTATAAATACGAAGTCAGGCGTTACTTACTCCGTTTAAATATCACAAAAGGATTGTTTCGATGTCCAACAATGGCTCGTCACCGCTGGTGCTTTGGTATAACCAACTCGGCATGAATGATGTAGACAGAGTTGGAGGCAAAAATGCCTCCCTGGGTGAAATGATTACAAATCTGTCGGGTATGGGTGTTTCCGTACCGAACGGGTTTGCCACAACTGCCGACGCGTTTAACTATTTTTTAGACCAGAGCGGTGTTAACCAGCGCATTTACGACCTGCTGGACCAAACGGATATTGATGATGTGACGGCGCTTGCGAAAGCCGGGGCGCAAATCCGCCAGTGGATCATCGACACACCTTTCCAGCCGGAGCTGGAAAAAGCCATTCACGATGCTTATAACCAACTCTCTGCTGACGACGCGCAGGCCTCGTTCGCTGTGCGCTCCTCTGCCACCGCAGAAGACATGCCGGACGCTTCCTTTGCCGGTCAGCAGGAAACTTTCCTGAACGTTCAGGGTTACGACGCGGTGCTGGTGGCGGTGAAGCATGTGTTTGCTTCCTTGTTCAACGACCGTGCGATCTCCTATCGCGTGCATCAGGGCTATGACCACCGCGGCGTGGCGCTCTCGGCGGGCGTGCAGCGTATGGTCCGCTCCGACATCGGCTCCTCCGGCGTGATGTTCTCCATCGATACCGAATCCGGTTTCGACCAGGTGGTGTTTATCACCTCCGCCTGGGGCCTGGGCGAAATGGTGGTGCAGGGCGCGGTCAACCCTGACGAATTCTACGTCCACAAACCGACACTGGCGGCTAACCGTCCGTCGATTGTGCGTCGCACCATGGGTTCCAAAAAAATCCGCATGATTTACGCCCCGAGCCAGGAGCACGGCAAGCAGGTGAAAATCGAGGACGTGCCGCAGGAGCAGCGCGACCGCTTCTCCCTGACCGACGCGGAAGTGCAGGAGCTGGCGAAACAGGCCGTGCAGATTGAAAAACACTACGCGCGTCCGATGGATATCGAATGGGCGAAAGACGGCCACACCGGCAAACTGTTTATCGTGCAGGCGCGCCCGGAAACCGTGCGTTCCCGTGGCCAGGTGATGGAGCGTTACACGCTGCACGCCCAGGGCAAAATCGTCGCCGAAGGTCGTGCCATCGGTCATCGCATCGGTGCCGGTCCGGTGAAAGTCATTCACGACATCAGCGAGATGAACCGCATTCAGCCTGGCGACGTGCTGGTCACCGACATGACCGACCCGGACTGGGAACCGATCATGAAGAAAGCGGCGGCAATCGTCACCAACCGCGGCGGGCGTACCTGTCACGCGGCAATTATCGCCCGCGAGCTGGGTATTCCGGCTGTGGTCGGCTGCGGTGACGCTACCGAGCGCATGAAAGACGATGAGAAAGTCACCGTCTCATGTGCCGAAGGCGATACCGGCTACGTCTACGCCGATATCCTTGATTTCAGCGTGAAAAGCTCCAGCGTCGATACCATGCCGGACCTGCCGCTGAAGATCATGATGAACGTCGGGAACCCGGATCGCGCCTTTGATTTCGCCTGTCTGCCGAACGAAGGCGTGGGCCTGGCGCGTCTGGAATTCATCATCAACCGTATGATCGGCGTGCACCCGCGCGCGCTGCTGGAGTTTGACGACCAGACGCCTCAGCTGCAGAACGAAATCCGCGATATGATGAAAGGCTACGACTCGCCGAAAGAGTTTTACGTCGGCCGTCTGACGGAAGGGATTGCGACTCTGGGCGCGGCGTTCTACCCGAAACGCGTGATCGTGCGTCTGTCGGACTTCAAGTCCAACGAATACGCCAACCTGGTGGGCGGCGAGCGCTACGAGCCGGAAGAAGAGAACCCGATGCTCGGCTTCCGCGGGGCCGGACGCTACGTGGCGGACAGCTTCCGCGACTGCTTCGCTCTCGAATGTGACGCGGTGAAACGCGTGCGCAACGAGATGGGTCTGACCAACGTCGAAATCATGATCCCGTTCGTGCGTACCGTGGATCAGGCGAAAGCGGTGGTGGAAGAGCTGGCCCGTCAGGGTCTGAAGCGCGGCGAGAACGGGCTGAAGATCATCATGATGTGCGAAATCCCGTCCAACGCCCTGCTGGCAGAGCAGTTCCTGGAACACTTCGACGGCTTCTCTATCGGCTCCAACGATATGACGCAGCTGACGCTGGGTCTGGACCGCGACTCTGGCGTCGTCTCCGAGCTGTTCGATGAACGTAACGAAGCGGTGAAAGCGCTGCTGTCGATGTCCATCCGCGCGGCGAAGAAACAGGGCAAATACGTCGGGATTTGTGGTCAGGGTCCGTCGGACCACGAAGACTTCGCCGCCTGGCTGATGGAAGAGGGGATCGACAGTCTGTCCCTGAACCCGGACACCGTGGTGCAAACCTGGCTGAGCCTGGCAGAACTGAATAAGTAAGATTGACCTCGCCGTCCCTTTTTTCCCCAAAAGGGACGGCAATAAACTATTCCCCCCCAGTATGCTCCCCGTCACACTTAGCGCAATTAACCAAATATCGTAATCAGTCTGTTAATTTCTACAATTGTTAGCGAGCAAAGCGCTGCTAATAATTGAGCCTTACTGCGCATTACCCTACATCTTGCGCACTGGTTGAAATACGTTTTAACCTGATAAAAGGCAATTAAAAAATGACGATCTCCTCTGTATTACGTACGAAAGATAAAATAGGTTACGGACTCGGCGATATGGCAAGCGCCCTGGTCTGGCAAACCGCCACCTTATTTCTGGCCTATTTCTATACGGATGTATTTGGTTTGCCTGCGGCGATCATGGGCACCATGTTTCTGGTGGTGCGCGTGGTGGATGCTTTTGTCGATCCGTGCATTGGCGCGCTGGTGGATCGCACCCAGACGCGGCACGGGCGTTTTCGACCCTGGTTGCTGTGGTTCGCCATTCCTTTTGGCGTGAGCTGCCTGATCACCTTTTACGTGCCGGATGTCGGCCCGACGGCAAAAATTGCCTACGCCTGCGTGACTTACACACTGCTGAGCCTAATCTATTCTGCGATTAACGTCCCTTACTGCGCTATGCCGGGC
It includes:
- the ppsA gene encoding phosphoenolpyruvate synthase produces the protein MSNNGSSPLVLWYNQLGMNDVDRVGGKNASLGEMITNLSGMGVSVPNGFATTADAFNYFLDQSGVNQRIYDLLDQTDIDDVTALAKAGAQIRQWIIDTPFQPELEKAIHDAYNQLSADDAQASFAVRSSATAEDMPDASFAGQQETFLNVQGYDAVLVAVKHVFASLFNDRAISYRVHQGYDHRGVALSAGVQRMVRSDIGSSGVMFSIDTESGFDQVVFITSAWGLGEMVVQGAVNPDEFYVHKPTLAANRPSIVRRTMGSKKIRMIYAPSQEHGKQVKIEDVPQEQRDRFSLTDAEVQELAKQAVQIEKHYARPMDIEWAKDGHTGKLFIVQARPETVRSRGQVMERYTLHAQGKIVAEGRAIGHRIGAGPVKVIHDISEMNRIQPGDVLVTDMTDPDWEPIMKKAAAIVTNRGGRTCHAAIIARELGIPAVVGCGDATERMKDDEKVTVSCAEGDTGYVYADILDFSVKSSSVDTMPDLPLKIMMNVGNPDRAFDFACLPNEGVGLARLEFIINRMIGVHPRALLEFDDQTPQLQNEIRDMMKGYDSPKEFYVGRLTEGIATLGAAFYPKRVIVRLSDFKSNEYANLVGGERYEPEEENPMLGFRGAGRYVADSFRDCFALECDAVKRVRNEMGLTNVEIMIPFVRTVDQAKAVVEELARQGLKRGENGLKIIMMCEIPSNALLAEQFLEHFDGFSIGSNDMTQLTLGLDRDSGVVSELFDERNEAVKALLSMSIRAAKKQGKYVGICGQGPSDHEDFAAWLMEEGIDSLSLNPDTVVQTWLSLAELNK
- a CDS encoding pyruvate, water dikinase regulatory protein, producing MDNAVDRHVFYISDGTAITAEVLGHAVMSQFPVAINSITLPFVENESRAKAVKEQIDAIFQQTGIRPLVFYSIVIPEIRTIILQSEGFCQDIVQALVAPLQSELKLDPTPVAHRTHGLNPGNLVKYDARIAAIDYTLAHDDGISMRNLDQAQVILLGVSRCGKTPTSLYLALQFGIRAANYPFIADDMDNLVLPAALKPLQHKLFGLTINPERLAAIREERRENSRYASMRQCRMEVSEVEALYRKNQIPWLNSTNYSVEEIATKILDIMGLNRRMY
- a CDS encoding TonB-dependent hemoglobin/transferrin/lactoferrin family receptor, which gives rise to MPYLHSASLRPSLLALAVVSALPGAAFAASEEMTVTATGNARSAFEAPMMVSVIDATSPDKQTASSAADLLRNVPGISLDGTGRTNGQDVNLRGYDRRGVLVLVDGVRQGTDTGHLNSTFLDPALIKRIEVVRGPSALLYGSGALGGVISYDTVDAKDLLDAGKNSGFRVFGTGATGDHSIGMGASAFGRTDTLDGLVAWSSRDRGDLRQSDGTTAPNDESINNMLAKGSWKIDSAQTLGGSLRYYNNAAQEPKNPQTIEASDSSNPMTDRSTIQRDAQLTYNIAPEGNDWLNASTKLYWSEARINAQNIDRTAEFRKQTTKGGKVENRTRLFSDSFASHLLTYGGEYYRQEQNPGGSTTGFPDAKIDFSSGWLQDEITLRDLPVTLLGGTRYDNYRGSSDGYEDVDADKWSSRAGLTVTPADWLMLFGSYAQAFRAPTMGEMYNDSKHFSIGNFYTNYWVPNPNLRPETNETQEYGFGLRFDDLMLANDELEFKASYFDTKAKDYISTTVDFAAATTMSYNVPNAKIWGWDVMAKYSADLFSLDMAYNRTRGKDTDTGEYISSINPDTVTSKLNVPVAQSGFSVGWIGTFVDRSTHISSSYSKQPGYAVNDFYVSYQGQEQLKGVTTTLVLGNAFDKEYWSPQGIPQDGRNGKIFVSYQW
- the hemP gene encoding hemin uptake protein HemP codes for the protein MSRINNSTATLEQDRTQPKPAPIERRIDSKTLLGDEGRVIIEHDGQLYLLRQTHAGKLILTK
- the aroH gene encoding 3-deoxy-7-phosphoheptulonate synthase AroH, whose amino-acid sequence is MNKTDELRTARIESLVTPAELAQRHPVSASVAEHVTASRRRIEKILNGEDRRLLVIIGPCSIHDLDAAMDYAQRLKVLRDKHQDRLEIVMRTYFEKPRTVVGWKGLISDPDLNGSYRVNHGIELARKLLLQVNELGVPTATEFLDMVTGQFIADLISWGAIGARTTESQIHREMASALSCPVGFKNGTDGNTHIAVDAIRASRASHMFLSPDKNGQMTIYQTSGNPFGHIIMRGGKKPNYHAEDIAAACDTLHEFDLPEHLVVDFSHGNCQKQHRRQLDVCDEICQQIRSGSTAVAGIMAESFLKEGTQKVVAGQPIAYGQSITDPCLSWEDSELLLEKLAAAAGTRF